A single Sphingopyxis chilensis DNA region contains:
- the acs gene encoding acetate--CoA ligase, whose translation MSDLPPSEPLVPVPADAAANTHCTTADYDRLYAQSIADPDAFWAEQAKRIDWITPPTKIGNWSYNPVEIKWYEDGFLNLCHNAVDRHVAAGHGDRIAIIFEPDAPDGETRHISYAALLADVVRFANTLKKMGVQKGDRVTIYMPMIPEGAVAMLACARIGAVHSVVFGGFSPEAIHGRIEDCASDWVICADEGLRGGKVVPLKANVDKALERVEVKAVLVIAHTGGDVMMKEGRDHWYDALSADVEADCPCEPMNAEDPLFILYTSGSTGKPKGVLHTVGGYSVWTASTFYYGFDYRPGEIFWCSADIGWVTGHSYVVYGPLQNGATTLMFEGVPNYPDHDRFWQVVDKHKVNILYTAPTAIRALMREGDDYVTRHDLSSIRLLGSVGEPINPEAWRWYHQVVGKGRVPVIDTWWQTETGGIMITTLPGAHPMQPGSAGRPFFGIRPELVDAEGKTLVCEQTGGAAEGNLCITHSWPGQARTIYGDHGRFAETYFSTYKGKYFTGDGCRRDTDGYWRITGRVDDVINVSGHRMGTAEVESALVLHDLVAEAAVVGFPHDIKGQGIYAYVTLNAGVEPTDEVAAALKQQVRKEIGPIATPDHIHLTPALPKTRSGKIMRRILRKIAENDFGSLGDTSTLADPSLVDGLIEGRKNR comes from the coding sequence GTGTCCGACCTACCCCCCTCCGAACCGCTGGTTCCCGTCCCCGCCGACGCCGCCGCGAACACGCACTGCACCACCGCCGACTATGACCGGCTCTATGCGCAAAGCATCGCCGACCCCGACGCCTTCTGGGCCGAGCAGGCGAAGCGGATCGACTGGATCACGCCGCCGACGAAAATCGGCAACTGGTCGTACAACCCCGTCGAAATCAAATGGTATGAGGATGGCTTTCTCAACCTTTGCCACAACGCCGTCGATCGTCACGTCGCGGCGGGCCATGGGGACCGTATCGCGATCATCTTCGAGCCCGACGCGCCCGACGGCGAAACCCGGCACATCAGTTACGCCGCGCTGCTCGCCGACGTCGTCCGCTTCGCGAATACGCTCAAGAAAATGGGCGTCCAGAAGGGCGACCGCGTCACCATCTATATGCCCATGATTCCCGAGGGCGCGGTCGCGATGCTCGCCTGCGCGCGCATCGGCGCGGTGCACAGCGTCGTCTTCGGCGGTTTCTCGCCCGAGGCGATCCACGGCCGGATCGAGGATTGCGCCAGCGACTGGGTGATCTGCGCCGACGAAGGGCTGCGCGGCGGCAAGGTCGTTCCCCTGAAAGCCAATGTCGACAAGGCGCTAGAACGCGTCGAGGTGAAGGCGGTGCTCGTCATCGCGCATACGGGCGGCGACGTGATGATGAAGGAAGGCCGCGACCATTGGTACGACGCGCTCTCGGCCGACGTCGAGGCCGATTGCCCGTGCGAGCCGATGAACGCCGAGGACCCGCTCTTCATCCTCTACACTTCGGGTTCGACCGGCAAGCCCAAGGGCGTGCTCCATACCGTCGGCGGTTATAGCGTCTGGACCGCCAGCACCTTCTATTATGGCTTCGACTATCGCCCGGGCGAAATCTTCTGGTGCAGCGCCGATATCGGCTGGGTCACCGGCCACAGCTACGTCGTCTATGGCCCGCTCCAGAATGGCGCGACGACTTTGATGTTCGAGGGCGTGCCCAATTACCCCGACCACGACCGCTTCTGGCAGGTCGTCGACAAGCACAAAGTCAACATTCTCTACACCGCGCCGACCGCGATCCGCGCGCTGATGCGCGAGGGCGACGATTATGTGACGCGCCATGATCTCTCCTCGATCCGCCTGCTCGGCAGCGTCGGCGAACCGATCAACCCGGAGGCGTGGCGCTGGTATCATCAGGTCGTCGGCAAGGGCCGCGTGCCCGTGATCGACACCTGGTGGCAGACCGAGACCGGCGGCATCATGATCACCACGCTTCCGGGCGCGCATCCGATGCAGCCCGGCAGCGCGGGACGCCCCTTCTTCGGCATCCGTCCCGAGCTCGTCGATGCCGAGGGCAAGACGTTGGTGTGCGAACAGACCGGTGGCGCCGCCGAGGGGAATCTGTGCATCACGCACAGCTGGCCGGGGCAGGCGCGGACAATCTATGGCGACCATGGCCGCTTCGCCGAGACCTATTTCTCGACCTACAAGGGCAAATATTTCACCGGCGACGGCTGCCGCCGCGATACCGACGGCTATTGGCGCATTACCGGCCGGGTCGATGACGTCATCAACGTGTCGGGCCATCGCATGGGCACCGCCGAGGTGGAAAGCGCGCTCGTCCTCCACGACCTCGTCGCCGAGGCCGCGGTCGTCGGCTTTCCGCACGACATCAAGGGCCAGGGCATCTATGCCTATGTCACCCTAAACGCCGGGGTCGAGCCGACCGACGAGGTCGCCGCCGCATTGAAGCAGCAGGTGCGCAAGGAAATCGGCCCGATCGCGACCCCCGACCATATCCACCTCACCCCCGCGCTGCCGAAGACGCGTTCGGGCAAGATCATGCGCCGCATCCTGCGCAAGATCGCCGAGAATGACTTCGGATCATTGGGCGACACCTCGACGCTCGCCGACCCAAGCCTCGTCGACGGACTGATCGAGGGGCGGAAAAACCGGTAA
- the amaB gene encoding L-piperidine-6-carboxylate dehydrogenase → MKGQMMTILGQEVARLLDGLGVDRALWTEGSMPSVTPLTGEQLGMVQVVDVAATDEALGKASAAFRAWRDVPAPRRGELVRLWGEELRAAKDDLARLVTIEAGKIPSEGAGEVQEMIDICDFAVGLSRQLYGLTIATERPGHRMMEVWHPLGVVGVISAFNFPVAVWAWNAALALVCGNSVVWKPSEKTPLTALATQAIFERAVARFGDAPEGLAQLLIGGREAGEALVDDGRVALVSATGSTRMGRAVAPRLAHRFARAILELGGNNGVIVAPSADLDLALRGVAFGAMGTAGQRCTTTRRLFLHDSIYDGFVAKLKAAYASVGVGNPLEGEVLVGPLIDRAAYEMMQAALAAARNAGGVVHGGERVGEGASFYVKPALVEMPGQVGPVLEETFAPILYVMRYYDLDAVIELHNDVAAGLSSAIFTTDIREAERFLAASDCGIANVNLGTSGAEIGGAFGGEKETGGGRESGSDSWKAYMRRATNTLNYSDTLPLAQGVSFDLN, encoded by the coding sequence ATGAAGGGACAGATGATGACGATATTGGGCCAGGAAGTCGCGCGGCTGCTCGATGGACTTGGGGTGGACCGGGCGCTGTGGACCGAAGGGTCGATGCCCTCGGTGACGCCGCTGACCGGCGAACAGCTGGGCATGGTGCAGGTCGTCGATGTCGCGGCGACGGACGAGGCGCTGGGCAAGGCGAGCGCGGCGTTCCGCGCCTGGCGCGACGTGCCCGCGCCGCGCCGCGGCGAGCTGGTGCGGCTGTGGGGTGAAGAATTGCGCGCCGCGAAGGACGACCTTGCCAGGCTGGTGACGATCGAGGCGGGCAAGATCCCGTCCGAGGGCGCGGGCGAGGTGCAGGAGATGATCGACATTTGCGACTTCGCGGTCGGTCTCTCGCGTCAGCTCTACGGCCTCACCATCGCGACCGAGCGGCCGGGGCACCGGATGATGGAGGTCTGGCATCCGTTGGGTGTCGTCGGGGTGATTTCGGCGTTCAATTTCCCGGTTGCGGTGTGGGCGTGGAACGCGGCGCTCGCGCTCGTCTGCGGCAACAGTGTTGTGTGGAAGCCGTCGGAGAAGACGCCGCTCACCGCGCTCGCGACGCAGGCAATTTTCGAGCGGGCGGTGGCGCGTTTCGGCGATGCGCCCGAAGGCTTGGCGCAATTGCTGATTGGCGGGCGCGAGGCGGGCGAGGCTTTGGTCGACGACGGGCGCGTGGCGCTGGTGTCGGCGACGGGATCGACGCGCATGGGCCGCGCGGTCGCGCCGCGGCTGGCGCACCGGTTTGCGCGCGCGATCCTCGAGCTTGGCGGCAACAATGGCGTGATCGTCGCGCCGTCGGCCGACCTCGATCTCGCGCTGCGCGGCGTCGCGTTCGGCGCGATGGGGACCGCGGGGCAACGCTGCACGACGACGCGGCGGCTGTTCCTGCACGACAGCATCTACGATGGTTTCGTGGCGAAACTGAAGGCCGCCTATGCGAGCGTCGGCGTTGGCAATCCGCTGGAGGGCGAGGTGCTGGTCGGCCCGCTGATCGACCGTGCGGCCTATGAGATGATGCAGGCGGCCCTGGCGGCTGCTCGCAATGCAGGCGGCGTCGTCCACGGCGGCGAGCGCGTTGGCGAAGGCGCGAGCTTTTATGTGAAGCCCGCGCTCGTCGAAATGCCGGGGCAGGTCGGGCCGGTGCTCGAAGAGACCTTTGCGCCGATCCTCTATGTCATGCGCTACTATGATCTCGATGCCGTGATCGAACTGCACAATGACGTTGCGGCGGGGCTGTCGTCGGCGATCTTCACCACCGACATACGCGAGGCCGAGCGGTTTCTGGCGGCGAGCGATTGCGGCATCGCCAACGTCAATCTGGGGACGAGCGGCGCCGAGATCGGCGGAGCATTCGGGGGCGAGAAGGAGACCGGCGGTGGGCGCGAGAGCGGTTCGGACAGCTGGAAGGCCTATATGCGGCGCGCGACCAATACGCTGAATTATTCGGATACGCTGCCGCTGGCGCAGGGGGTGAGTTTCGACCTGAATTAA